The following proteins are co-located in the Leptodactylus fuscus isolate aLepFus1 chromosome 8, aLepFus1.hap2, whole genome shotgun sequence genome:
- the CTLA4 gene encoding cytotoxic T-lymphocyte protein 4: MAAADAFRAIYLTRTPDFSFILSRKEENATHSHLSKSERRRHSVPLSSSPTDATQDKILGGGVAEWVKMLPYNRKKTKNFRILIWTTMLLHVFIAILSLCTRMSEGIQVTQPAVVVANRHGEASLTCDYRVFEKVEELRFSLLKKSEDREVEICVFSFNTNYDYAVSEGSNSCLVAPSPHNVTFNMSGLQAEDTGMYTCKMEVMYPPPYQVADGNVTFLYVTDLTYQCAQSTEPVEFDMYQWVLLTIFVVLLLYSLIITSILICKKRKRIWDTRYYEQILQSEYKNYHPYYVQF; the protein is encoded by the exons ATGgctgccgctgacgcgtttcgag CTATCTACCTTACTAGAACTCCAGATTTCTCCTTCATCCTGTCTAGGAAGGAAGAGAATGCCACACACTCCCATCTTTCTAAGTCAGAAAGGAGAAGACATTCAGTTCCTTTATCCAGTTCTCCCACGGATGCCACACAAGACAAAATACTTGGAGGAGGTGTAGCC GAATGGGTTAAAATGTTACCATATAACAGAAAG AAAACCAAAAACTTCAGAATTCTCATTTGGACAACGATGCTTTTACACGTGTTCATTGCAATCCTCTCTTTGTGTACCAGGATGTCAGAAG GTATCCAGGTAACACAGCCAGCTGTGGTAGTCGCTAACAGGCATGGAGAGGCTTCGCTGACATGTGACTATAGAGTTTTTGAAAAGGTGGAAGAGTTACGTTTCAGTCTCCTGAAGAAGTCTGAAGATCGTGAAGTCGagatttgtgttttttctttcaaCACTAATTATGACTATGCTGTCTCTGAAGGCAGCAACTCATGTTTAGTCGCTCCCAGTCCACACAATGTAACTTTTAACATGTCAGGGCTACAAGCAGAAGACACAGGGATGTATACTTGTAAGATGGAAGTCATGTATCCTCCTCCTTATCAGGTCGCTGACGGGAATGTAACTTTTCTTTACGTCACTG ACTTGACCTACCAATGTGCACAATCCACGGAGCCAGTAGAATTTGACATGTACCAATGGGTGTTACTCACAATCTTTGTGGTTTTGTTGTTGTACAGTTTAATCATCACAAGCATCCTAATCTGTAAG AAAAGGAAAAGAATATGGGATACTCGATACTATGAACAAATACTGCAATCTGAGTACAAGAATTATCACCCTTATTATGTTCAATTCTGA